The Coffea arabica cultivar ET-39 chromosome 6e, Coffea Arabica ET-39 HiFi, whole genome shotgun sequence genome contains the following window.
TGTGTATAGCTTTGGGGTCATCCTTTTGGAACTGGTTACTGGAAGAGAAGGCAATTACGGTGATGAGACCTCATCGCTTGCAGAATGGGCGTGGCGTCACTTTCAAGAAGGGAAACCAATAATTGATGCCTTCGACGAGGACATAATGGAGCCTTGTTACCTAGATGAGATAGCCAACGTGTTCAAACTCGGTATTTTCTGTACTGGATTGGTGCCCTCCAACCGCCCTACAATGAGGGACGTTTTACAAATTTTGCTCCGCTCTGTTCATTCAGTGCCAATGGGagaaaagaatggcagaagcgAGTATGATTTTGCCCCCCTTCTTAACAACTCAAAGCGCAAGAAGTCGTTGATCGACGAAGATGGCAGCTTCGACTCAACGGTCTGATAAAGCTTGAAAATGTAACCATCAGGTGGTTGATCCACAAAGTTGGGAAATCGATGAAGGTTCTGAACCAAGCAGCAGAAGCAGGCTAAGGAGATTGGAGCGGGTTCATGGGGGCACGGCTGCATGAGTTAGCTTATACTAGTTGTCTAGAATTAGGAGATACATGGTGTTTTCAAACTGTAATTGGTGTACAAGTAGAGAAAGTAAAGCTTATTATAGCAAGCATTTCCACAGCTCGTATGAAACGGCTGGCAGTCACTGCAGCTGCTACGAAGCAGCATTTGTTTTTGGTATCTACAAGTTTCGGATCAATATATGTATAGTCTTTAAATGGATATATTCTAGCAACACGACTAGGAAAAATGGGTTGGCAGATTATGTAGTAATTTATATAACAACCTCAGAAAATCTTGATGAAGCCTAGTACTAAAACTGCTACTCACTTCATGTGGATCTCCATCAAGTCCGTTTAATATGTTGTGCAGGACTATATTTGATCCAAAGAGTATCATCTACATGTGCACTATACCTAATCTTGAATGCCCAAATGATCTTACAACAAAGCCTTAACTTTACGACACTGCTCTTAAGCCAAAGAGGGAGGGGGGGAATTACTAACAAAAATACGAAGACATTGTCTCAGTTATGGGCCAGAAATCTAGAGGTACACGGGTCCATGGCTCAGTTTGGAGCTCTGCTAGACCATACATATATTCAAACGTTCCTCGCAACATCTCCTTGATTCGGCTGCTGCAATTGCTCCCAGGGAAAGGATGGCACAAATATAGAGCTCCAACGCAGTAGATCTATTTTTGGGAGCACTACAGCTCATACAAGGATCAGGATTCCTCTACTTCGAGATATTGCGAATGAGAGGCAGCCAGGAGCGCAGCACCAATGCCAGAACCATCATTTGAGTGGATAATTGAAACATTCTCGTAAGCATCTCCAAGCAATTCCTGAAGAGTGCTGTCCATACAATTTCTGAACTTTGCGTAGTGCTCGAAAAGTCCGCCATCCAAAGCTACAACTGACTTCTGCTTCTCTCCATCCTTTATAGTATCTCTACCCAATTTTTTGAGAATTCCCAGGATCCCAGCAGCAGAGAGGCGTGCTCCACGGGAGACAACAATATCGCATATCTCCACTATTACTTTCCGTACTTTAAGCGAAGAATTAGGAATCTACCACCAGGAAAGGAGAACAAGTAAAATAAGAAGTCAGTAGTCATTCTGTCAAGTACCATACCGCCTTTCAAATGTGCATGATAATGCATGCTAACCCAGTAGACtatagaatttgaaaaaaaaaaaagaagaagaggaattcACTAGTTGTCAAAGAAATTAAACAAACATTTTAGCAACATAGTGTTTCTTTTCTGTTGCCTGGTGCCATACCTCTAAAATATCTTTTAGCTTTGCACCAACCACTTTGAGATCACAAGATGTGTCGTGATGTATTGCAGACATCTCAGGGGTCCTGGATATAAAGCAGTCAGTAACTGTGTGTTTCAAGTTTAATGCATTAGAATTAGTTGAACAAAATAGTAAAAGCATATGAATGCAGAAAATCTATAGATTATGTCTCACGACTGCAATGTACAAttacatactaccaaaattgAAAGTTAACGTTGTacgcttttaaaaaaaaaatgctttaaAAAATGTTCACAAACTACCAAAACCTAAGGTTGACATCTTGATCTGATGGCACACCTCAATATGAAAGGAATATTTAGCTTTGGAGGAACAGCATCACCAAACAAGGCAGCTTCTTCAGCCATCCTGCATAGTACTCTACGCACAATTTCCCCTAAATACATCCCAGATATAATCTTCTCAAAAATCTGCACCAGTTAGCTGGTATTAGAAACTTGAAATACACAAAAATAATGCATAATAAACTTATTAAAAACAAAGCAGCTGTAAAGTGCTCTGTTGACCTGTTCCCCAGGGTTTAAACTCTCAGCATCAAGCCCTTGATCATACTCAGATAGTGGAAGATGTGATGACCGAAAGTTACCCCATTCCATGTTGATAACCTACATAGTTCAATGCCATAAAGAAATTAATTTGGCAGAGAAAATATGAGAAGACAAAATAAGACTTGATTGTGGTATTAAACTGCTTGAGTAATTTGGAGAATGCCAACCATCTCTCCTGATTTAGGCAGCAGGCCATGCCACTTCGGAATTGCATGTGCCCTCTCAACATATGCTGCATTAGTCCCTGTACCCAGGATAACAGCAGCCATTACATCTGGGTTGTTGTATCGACCTCCAGCTAAGGTTCCAACCGCATCGTTGACCTACAGTGGCCAAGCAATGTGAGAAATCTGCATGCTAAAAGAGATTTGACCTTCAAAATTAAGCAGTCACCCCAGAGGGACAGCAGAAAAAGGACTataatgtacaaaaaaaaaaaaaagggactatATGTAACTCACCAAAGCAGCCACACGCATATCAAGACCAATCCTTTCCATTGCTTTTGATAACTCTCCCACGACGTCTTGTCCAACCTATTTCAATGGGAGTGCAGGAATAGAGAAATGTAGAAACAAATCTTGCATATGCAATATTGTGCAGTTTTAAATCAGAGAATCATATAAATGCATCTAATCATTAACTGACAAAATGCAGATTATTTATGAGACACAAACAGAAACTTCAATTGTTCAATAGCCATTGATGCGTGTCAGAACTAGAGAAATATTTTCCACTTGTTGTGAGTCACTTCACATAAGACAGGGTAAATATCTTCTCTTTAATGCAACTGTCAGCTGATATGCATTTAGTCCAATCTACGCTTCATGACACGAATCCACTTTGGAGCCAAAAAACTTAGTCTGACATAAAAAATGTAGCACCAACTAGCCCCACTAAGAAACCTAGGTTGCAAAAGCAAAAAAGTTAAGACATAAGAACAAGTGAAGAAACTTAATGGGGGGTAAGCTCTAAAATTCTCTTTCTGCACCCTCCACCTGCCCCTCTTCCGACCCTCAGAAATACAGAGACAGCTAGGTATATGTGCCAATATTAAGAAAAGCAAGTATGCAGATGACGTTTTGGATTTGCTGAAATAGAGACTTGATGCTAATATCTAACTGTGATTCATGGAGTCTGTCCAATAGAACTTAATTATGAACaagtttgttaaaaaaaaaaaattggacagGCTTGCACCatgaaagaaagaggaaaagaggAGACAAGAGCGAGAAATCAAAATGTTCAAATGTTGAGAGAAGGCAGAGATGCCATTGAAAGAATGAGAGAGGGCGAGTAAGAACAAAGAAGCAACTCTTCCTGTTAtgccctttctccaacaattaatAAAGTGCAATGCGTTTAAGCCAAATAGTCTTTTTTGTTGGTCAATTTGGCCACTAAGCCTAACACCAGATCAATTACAAAGAATCTACCTCCCAGCAAATGTAAACTTCTAATATGTATCCTACCATTTATGTGGTGGCATGGCCCAATTGGTGAGTTGGATCCTTTGTCTTTTTTATCTAAATTAACACATCAATGTCagacctttctttcttcttctccttctctttttttttttttcctttttggcaaGCAAACACCAAGGCACATGTGTATACACTCTTGCTTGCTTTTCTAACAACACTGGAATTGATGTCAACAGAAAGCAAAGAGATTGTTTGTTATTTACAAGGTGTAAGACCTGAAAACATTCTCAGAACAATGGTCCTGCCTCCACAATCCTCACACCTTTCAttcaattaaacaacaaataaaagCAGATACTGCAAGTACTGATTGATCAAGTTTTCAATGCtaccaagaaataaataaatgccAGGTACTAACTGTATCTTCTATTGAGAAGCCCTTTGTCCATTTGATAAGAGTCCCAGATGCTATAGATAATTGCCTAACTGGGAATGAAAAGGTGAAACCCAGCTCCCTTTGCCTACCAGGCGGAAGACAAAGATCTTCACCCTCTGTAGCCACAAATCTTGCCAGTGCACCAGCAATATAATCAAACAATGCCTGAAAGCAGCAGAAGTTAGAGGTTTGAACTTCAGTAAGCAAGCACCTAATCAGCATCTCTTGTTATTGCTTTTATGTTGACACTTACTTCTGTTGAGCCGACCATCAAGTGTGGAGGAATTGAAACCTCTTGAAATTCTCTTTTGACCACACGCTTTTCATGTCCACCTAATTGCACACGTAGTACCCGGAAGTTTGTACCGCCAAGGTCCAATGCATAAAATAACCCTTCCTCATCCCTTCACAAGGAAAAAAAGGGAAGTCATTAAAACATTTAATCCCAAGTATATGTATCTCATTAATGAATATGTGTATATACTTTTTTCTTGAAACAAAACAATAGGTCCACAGAAGAAAGGTTATGCACAAGTTTGCAGGAAATAATTTGTATTAGGGAATATATTGCATACTTTGCAACTTGGTTAAAGCATCCAAGAATACTTAAGATGAATGCCACTATATATCTTCATGCTTCTAGGAAAGCCAACAAAAGACTAAAATGCTACGCTACTTATGTGCTCTAAAAGGAATTACCAGAGGAATTTTAGGAACAATTCCTAAACTACGGTCCTGTCACAACTACAAGAGAAAAAGCATGACTATCCACATTCATTGGTTTTGAACTTATACTTAGTTCCCAGAATATAACCTCAAAAGTAGACATATTCTTGCCTGGCAATACCTTTGATGATTTTCAATAGCTACAGTCCATCTCTGATACTAATACCTTCTGATTATGTTCAACATTTTTAATTCCTTATGTGCAGTTCAAAACAAGAGACGAATCTTGAAACAATTAGAAGAGAACCCTAAGAATCCCGTCTCCATAGGTAAAATATCATGTCAATGTCAGTTTATAATCAAAATTTAGAAGTTACGCTTCACGAGCCTCAACTATTGTAGAATAATCATAACTCGACGGTTAAAAGTTGTTTATATTTTCATCAGAGGAAGTGTTTGTCTTATAG
Protein-coding sequences here:
- the LOC113695713 gene encoding hexokinase-2-like isoform X1, producing MGKVAVTAAVVCAAAACAVAALVVRNRMKSLGKWAKVMAILKEFEEQCGTPTAKLRQVADAMTVEMHAGLASEGGSKLKMLISYVDNLPTGDEEGLFYALDLGGTNFRVLRVQLGGHEKRVVKREFQEVSIPPHLMVGSTEALFDYIAGALARFVATEGEDLCLPPGRQRELGFTFSFPVRQLSIASGTLIKWTKGFSIEDTVGQDVVGELSKAMERIGLDMRVAALVNDAVGTLAGGRYNNPDVMAAVILGTGTNAAYVERAHAIPKWHGLLPKSGEMVINMEWGNFRSSHLPLSEYDQGLDAESLNPGEQIFEKIISGMYLGEIVRRVLCRMAEEAALFGDAVPPKLNIPFILRTPEMSAIHHDTSCDLKVVGAKLKDILEIPNSSLKVRKVIVEICDIVVSRGARLSAAGILGILKKLGRDTIKDGEKQKSVVALDGGLFEHYAKFRNCMDSTLQELLGDAYENVSIIHSNDGSGIGAALLAASHSQYLEVEES